In Cryptomeria japonica chromosome 10, Sugi_1.0, whole genome shotgun sequence, a genomic segment contains:
- the LOC131076703 gene encoding NAC domain-containing protein JA2L, translating into MDIPLHEKRHARSIYRGGDSWPFPLFSRLSLGCPKFCSFDSEQMDSALLPGFTFNPTEEDLVFYYLKRKNSGVEEKLDLIPEVSIYKWEPWDLPERSFLPKCNKQWYFFSPWNRKYPSGSLSNRATEAGYWRTTRRYRTVHSRSTSTGVRKTLSFYKGRPPCGEKTEWMMHEYSLDEKEFKTGAGLQNAFVLCHVLKKNELPEKCGGLQSAEIEKCDSSPKNKNPSCNEDRSSLPHMTEDPAEHNMWLGSGKDKINQQVDSMPNGLGSNCECGWLPSNINDFPQVPADISLTRPAATDGHLTGEEFLRACQDSQNSSVDQSFCQDSFADISNGDYIELKDLESCDSSPSFDSIFNNGGPGIQLRPRSPALHSYHQDVSSEGTSKRSVCTKLCITLKLQQDK; encoded by the exons ATGGACATACCCTTACATGAAAAGCGGCACGCCAGAAGTATATATAGAGGGGGAGATTCGTGGCCATTTCCATTATTCTCACGGTTGAGCTTAGGTTGCCCtaaattttgttcttttgattctGAGCAAATGGATTCAGCTCTGCTACCGGGCTTTACATTCAATCCCACTGAAGAAGATCTTGTGTTCTATTACTTGAAGAGGAAAAACAGTGGCGTCGAGGAAaaactggatttaattccagaagttTCTATTTACAAATGGGAGCCTTGGGATTTGCCAG AGAGATCTTTTCTGCCAAAGTGCAACAAACAGTGGTATTTTTTTAGTCCTTGGAATCGGAAGTATCCCAGTGGTTCACTTTCTAATAGGGCTACTGAAGCTGGGTATTGGAGAACAACAAGAAGGTACCGGACAGTTCACTCTCGCTCAACGTCAACAGGAGTAAGGAAGACTCTAAGCTTCTATAAGGGCAGACCTCCATGTGGAGAAAAAACTGAATGGATGATGCATGAATACAGTCTGGATGAAAAGGAATTCAAGACAGGAGCTGGTTTGCAg AATGCTTTTGTATTATGCCATGTTCTCAAAAAGAATGAACTTCCAGAAAAATGTGGTGGCTTGCAAAGTGCAGAAATTGAGAAGTGTGATTCATCTCCTAAAAATAAAAATCCTTCCTGCAATGAAGACAGGTCAAGTTTACCACATATGACAGAAGATCCTGCTGAACATAATATGTGGTTAGGATCTGGCAAGGACAAAATTAATCAACAG GTTGATTCGATGCCAAATGGTTTAGGATCAAATTGTGAGTGTGGATGGCTTCCATCAAACATCAATGATTTTCCTCAAGTTCCAGCTGATATAAGCTTGACGAGGCCTGCAGCTACTGATGGACATTTGACTGGTGAAGAATTTCTGCGTGCATGTCAGGATTCCCAGAATTCTAGTGTGGATCAATCTTTCTGTCAGGATAGCTTTGCTGACATCTCGAATGGTGATTATATAGAACTTAAAGACTTGGAGAGTTGTGATTCTTCTCCTTCGTTTGATAGTATATTTAACAATGGTGGTCCTGGAATCCAATTACGACCTCGCAGTCCAGCATTGCATAGTTATCACCAAGATGTGTCATCTGAAGGTACATCTAAAAGAAGTGTTTGCACTAAGCTGTGCATAACATTGAAGCTTCAGCAGGACAAATGA